From one Gracilibacillus salinarum genomic stretch:
- a CDS encoding NADP-dependent oxidoreductase, translated as MTKNKQILLAKRPVGTPDKDTFKFVETDSKQPENGEVLIRTIYVSVDPYMRGRMIDAPSYVAPYELNDVLGGGTIGEVVESNSDKFSQGDIVLGGYGWQTYYTAKEDEVRTIDKDIAPISTHLGILGMTGLTAYFGLLDIGKPKEGETVVISGAAGAVGSVVGQIAKIKGARVVGIAGTDEKNRYLKEELGFDEAINYNTTNNIEQDIAKACPNGVDVYFDNVGGEISDAVHANLNKFARISVCGAISKYNIEGEDTGPRIQMTLIKKSASMQGFTLYDFVDRFPEGSKALAQWLQEGKLKYEETIKEGFDNIPDAFLDLFEGNNIGKLLVKVDNQ; from the coding sequence ATGACGAAAAACAAACAAATACTATTAGCAAAGCGACCAGTAGGTACTCCTGATAAAGATACATTTAAATTCGTAGAAACAGATAGTAAACAACCGGAAAATGGAGAAGTATTGATTCGTACGATATACGTATCTGTTGATCCGTATATGCGTGGCAGAATGATCGATGCCCCATCTTATGTAGCACCGTATGAGTTAAATGATGTACTTGGCGGTGGCACAATTGGCGAAGTAGTAGAATCTAATTCTGACAAATTTTCACAAGGTGATATTGTCCTTGGCGGCTATGGCTGGCAAACGTATTATACGGCAAAAGAAGACGAAGTTCGTACAATTGATAAAGACATAGCACCTATCTCTACTCATTTAGGCATTTTAGGTATGACAGGTTTAACAGCATACTTCGGATTACTTGATATTGGTAAGCCTAAAGAAGGAGAAACAGTCGTTATCTCCGGAGCTGCAGGTGCTGTTGGTTCAGTCGTTGGTCAGATTGCCAAAATAAAAGGTGCACGTGTTGTGGGCATTGCAGGTACTGACGAAAAAAATAGGTACTTAAAAGAGGAATTAGGATTCGATGAAGCGATCAATTACAATACTACCAACAATATAGAACAAGATATCGCTAAAGCCTGCCCTAATGGCGTTGATGTGTATTTTGATAATGTTGGTGGAGAAATTTCCGATGCAGTTCATGCTAATTTAAATAAATTTGCCCGAATCTCTGTATGTGGTGCAATTTCTAAATACAACATCGAAGGTGAAGACACGGGACCACGTATTCAAATGACATTGATCAAGAAAAGCGCGAGCATGCAAGGATTTACTCTATACGATTTCGTTGACAGATTTCCAGAAGGATCTAAAGCACTTGCACAATGGCTGCAAGAAGGTAAGTTAAAATACGAAGAAACGATAAAAGAAGGTTTCGACAATATTCCAGATGCATTCCTTGATTTATTCGAGGGTAATAATATTGGGAAACTGTTGGTAAAAGTAGACAATCAATAA
- a CDS encoding PadR family transcriptional regulator, with translation MEDKVLRKLFLGFIHIHILHHAKEQPVYGVWMVDELKEHGYNISSGTLYPILHSMDKDGLLEKEEKNVEGKIRKYYSTTDKGNEVLKEAKKKAYELFKEIN, from the coding sequence ATGGAAGATAAGGTATTGCGAAAACTGTTCCTTGGATTTATTCATATCCATATTTTGCACCATGCAAAGGAGCAACCGGTTTATGGTGTGTGGATGGTGGATGAGTTGAAAGAACATGGTTATAACATTAGTTCCGGTACTCTTTATCCAATTTTACATTCGATGGATAAAGATGGGCTCTTAGAGAAGGAAGAGAAAAATGTAGAGGGAAAAATCAGAAAGTATTACTCTACTACGGATAAAGGAAATGAAGTTCTTAAAGAGGCAAAGAAAAAAGCCTATGAGTTGTTTAAAGAAATAAATTAG